One segment of Solanum lycopersicum chromosome 1, SLM_r2.1 DNA contains the following:
- the LOC112942266 gene encoding zinc finger CCCH domain-containing protein 19-like isoform X1 has protein sequence MKRCTQQKTKTQSKVIGSLEQNKLSSIWYSTAPKSQFAALIPENIKLVYLRRSLVMELIKQPESIKTKIIGSFVLVKLDPQRNSHQLVQITGVFSGTKLGSSDTCNSESSIQVSNVATDVSLTMLSDKDILEEHCDVLRKNVKAGLQKKLTIVELQQRAKILHEDITKHRIARELKVLQGKIDQANEKGWRQELTEHLNRRYLLQQDSYLSSVLENIPRVTPEEIEPVSLDGNDNQIVTTIKKNITGVTPEKIDSEPLAENNDGKLSSDNGDFSGEGPPKKGDEKKTYTQQKTKMQRRDTSQKKEFVGWGSKSLIDFLQFIGHDTREKLSPYDVTSMVIKYANENDLIHPIEKRKILCDIQLEALLGGKVVNRDIILSLLKSHFVENEERLQKNELAHDLEDNDTEMFVASKTEKKVEQNKRSSIWYSTAAQSQFAALIPENIKLVYLKRSLVLEMIKKPESFETKIIGSFVRVKLDSRDFELRNSHQLVQITASFSGIQPVSSDNCCCKSSIQVSNIAKNVCLNTLSDDEFSNEECDEFRKKVKDGIFKKLTVVELEQRAKILHEDITNHRIARELELALQNIPKVIPEEVESLDGDDNQMHLCSDEATLQKKIILE, from the exons atgaaaagatgtacACAGCAGAAAACAAAGACGCAAAGCAAAGTCATCGGCAGCCTTGAACAAAACAAATTATCCTCAATTTGGTATTCAACTGCACCAAAAAGTCAATTTGCAGCCTTGATTCCTGAAAATATCAAACTCGTTTACCTGAGGCGGAGCTTGGTAATGGAGTTGATCAAGCAGCCTGAGTCAATTAAAACCAAGATTATAGGAAGTTTTGTTCTGGTCAAGTTAGATCCACAGCGTAACTCTCATCAGCTTGTGCAAATTACAG GAGTGTTCTCAGGGACCAAGCTTGGATCAAGTGATACGTGCAACAGCGAGAGTTCAATTCAAGTTTCAAATGTGGCAACAGATGTTAGCTTGACCATGCTTTCAGATAAAGATATTTTAGAG GAACATTGTGATGTGCTCAGAAAAAATGTGAAAGCTGGGCTTCAAAAGAAGCTTACAATT GTGGAGCTTCAACAGAGGGCTAAAATCCTTCACGAGGACATCACAAAGCAC AGGATTGCTCGAGAGCTGAAAGTGTTGCAAGGAAAAATTGATCAAGCAAATGAGAAAGGATGGAGACAAGA ACTTACCGAGCATCTGAATAGAAGATATCTCCTACAGCAAGATTCATACCTGTCATCTGTGCTGGAAAATATTCCTCGAGTGACTCCAGAGGAAATAGAGCCTGTATCTCTTGATGGGAATGACAATCAGATAGTAACCACTATAAAGAAGAATATTACTGGAGTTACTCCTGAGAAAATAGATAGTGAACCTCTGGCTGAAAATAATGATGGGAAGCTTTCTTCAGACAATGGAGATTTCAGTGGTGAAGGACCTCCGAAGAAAGGGGatgaaaagaaaacatatacacaGCAGAAAACAAAGATGCAAAGAAGAGACACTTCACAGAAAAAAGAATTTGTTGGATGGGGATCAAAATCTCTAATTGACTTTCTTCAGTTTATAGGTCACGATACCAGAGAAAAATTATCCCCATATGATGTGACATCGATGGTAATTAAATATGCAAATGAAAATGACCTTATCCATCCtattgaaaagagaaaaatcctTTGTGATATTCAGTTAGAAGCTCTTTTGGGGGGGAAAGTGGTAAACAGAGACATAATACTTAGCCTCCTTAAAAGCCATTTTGTTGAAAATGAGGAGCGATTACAAAAGAATGAGCTTGCTCATGATCTTGAAGACAATGACACAGAAATGTTTGTGGCTTCTAAAACTGAGAAAAAGGTTGAACAAAACAAAAGATCCTCAATTTGGTATTCAACTGCAGCACAAAGTCAATTTGCAGCCTTGATTCCTGAAAATATCAAACTTGTTTACCTGAAGAGGAGTTTGGTTCTGGAGATGATCAAGAAGCCTGAGTCGTTTGAAACCAAGATTATAGGAAGTTTTGTTCGGGTCAAGTTAGATTCACGTGATTTTGAGCTGCGTAACTCTCATCAGCTTGTGCAAATTACAG CAAGTTTTTCAGGGATCCAGCCTGTATCAAGCGATAACTGCTGTTGCAAGAGTTCAATTCAAGTTTCAAATATCGCAAAAAATGTTTGCTTGAACACGCTTTCTGATGATGAATTTTCTAAT GAAGAATGTGATGAGTTCAGAAAGAAAGTCAAAGATGGGATTTTTAAAAAGCTTACAGTT GTGGAGCTTGAACAAAGGGCTAAAATTCTTCATGAGGACATCACGAATCAT AGGATTGCTCGAGAGCTGGAACTTGCGCTGCAGAATATTCCGAAAGTGATTCCAGAGGAAGTAGAATCTCTTGATGGGGATGACAATCAGATGCACCTATGCTCAGATGAGGCAACcctacaaaagaaaataatcttGGAGTGA
- the LOC112942266 gene encoding zinc finger CCCH domain-containing protein 19-like isoform X2: MKRCTQQKTKTQSKVIGSLEQNKLSSIWYSTAPKSQFAALIPENIKLVYLRRSLVMELIKQPESIKTKIIGSFVLVKLDPQRNSHQLVQITGVFSGTKLGSSDTCNSESSIQVSNVATDVSLTMLSDKDILEEHCDVLRKNVKAGLQKKLTIVELQQRAKILHEDITKHRIARELKVLQGKIDQANEKGWRQELTEHLNRRYLLQQDSYLSSVLENIPRVTPEEIEPVSLDGNDNQIVTTIKKNITGVTPEKIDSEPLAENNDGKLSSDNGDFSGEGPPKKGDEKKTYTQQKTKMQRRDTSQKKEFVGWGSKSLIDFLQFIGHDTREKLSPYDVTSMVIKYANENDLIHPIEKRKILCDIQLEALLGGKVVNRDIILSLLKSHFVENEERLQKNELAHDLEDNDTEMFVASKTEKKVEQNKRSSIWYSTAAQSQFAALIPENIKLVYLKRSLVLEMIKKPESFETKIIGSFVRVKLDSRDFELRNSHQLVQITGIQPVSSDNCCCKSSIQVSNIAKNVCLNTLSDDEFSNEECDEFRKKVKDGIFKKLTVVELEQRAKILHEDITNHRIARELELALQNIPKVIPEEVESLDGDDNQMHLCSDEATLQKKIILE, from the exons atgaaaagatgtacACAGCAGAAAACAAAGACGCAAAGCAAAGTCATCGGCAGCCTTGAACAAAACAAATTATCCTCAATTTGGTATTCAACTGCACCAAAAAGTCAATTTGCAGCCTTGATTCCTGAAAATATCAAACTCGTTTACCTGAGGCGGAGCTTGGTAATGGAGTTGATCAAGCAGCCTGAGTCAATTAAAACCAAGATTATAGGAAGTTTTGTTCTGGTCAAGTTAGATCCACAGCGTAACTCTCATCAGCTTGTGCAAATTACAG GAGTGTTCTCAGGGACCAAGCTTGGATCAAGTGATACGTGCAACAGCGAGAGTTCAATTCAAGTTTCAAATGTGGCAACAGATGTTAGCTTGACCATGCTTTCAGATAAAGATATTTTAGAG GAACATTGTGATGTGCTCAGAAAAAATGTGAAAGCTGGGCTTCAAAAGAAGCTTACAATT GTGGAGCTTCAACAGAGGGCTAAAATCCTTCACGAGGACATCACAAAGCAC AGGATTGCTCGAGAGCTGAAAGTGTTGCAAGGAAAAATTGATCAAGCAAATGAGAAAGGATGGAGACAAGA ACTTACCGAGCATCTGAATAGAAGATATCTCCTACAGCAAGATTCATACCTGTCATCTGTGCTGGAAAATATTCCTCGAGTGACTCCAGAGGAAATAGAGCCTGTATCTCTTGATGGGAATGACAATCAGATAGTAACCACTATAAAGAAGAATATTACTGGAGTTACTCCTGAGAAAATAGATAGTGAACCTCTGGCTGAAAATAATGATGGGAAGCTTTCTTCAGACAATGGAGATTTCAGTGGTGAAGGACCTCCGAAGAAAGGGGatgaaaagaaaacatatacacaGCAGAAAACAAAGATGCAAAGAAGAGACACTTCACAGAAAAAAGAATTTGTTGGATGGGGATCAAAATCTCTAATTGACTTTCTTCAGTTTATAGGTCACGATACCAGAGAAAAATTATCCCCATATGATGTGACATCGATGGTAATTAAATATGCAAATGAAAATGACCTTATCCATCCtattgaaaagagaaaaatcctTTGTGATATTCAGTTAGAAGCTCTTTTGGGGGGGAAAGTGGTAAACAGAGACATAATACTTAGCCTCCTTAAAAGCCATTTTGTTGAAAATGAGGAGCGATTACAAAAGAATGAGCTTGCTCATGATCTTGAAGACAATGACACAGAAATGTTTGTGGCTTCTAAAACTGAGAAAAAGGTTGAACAAAACAAAAGATCCTCAATTTGGTATTCAACTGCAGCACAAAGTCAATTTGCAGCCTTGATTCCTGAAAATATCAAACTTGTTTACCTGAAGAGGAGTTTGGTTCTGGAGATGATCAAGAAGCCTGAGTCGTTTGAAACCAAGATTATAGGAAGTTTTGTTCGGGTCAAGTTAGATTCACGTGATTTTGAGCTGCGTAACTCTCATCAGCTTGTGCAAATTACAG GGATCCAGCCTGTATCAAGCGATAACTGCTGTTGCAAGAGTTCAATTCAAGTTTCAAATATCGCAAAAAATGTTTGCTTGAACACGCTTTCTGATGATGAATTTTCTAAT GAAGAATGTGATGAGTTCAGAAAGAAAGTCAAAGATGGGATTTTTAAAAAGCTTACAGTT GTGGAGCTTGAACAAAGGGCTAAAATTCTTCATGAGGACATCACGAATCAT AGGATTGCTCGAGAGCTGGAACTTGCGCTGCAGAATATTCCGAAAGTGATTCCAGAGGAAGTAGAATCTCTTGATGGGGATGACAATCAGATGCACCTATGCTCAGATGAGGCAACcctacaaaagaaaataatcttGGAGTGA
- the LOC112942266 gene encoding zinc finger CCCH domain-containing protein 19-like isoform X3: MKRCTQQKTKTQSKVIGSLEQNKLSSIWYSTAPKSQFAALIPENIKLVYLRRSLVMELIKQPESIKTKIIGSFVLVKLDPQRNSHQLVQITGTKLGSSDTCNSESSIQVSNVATDVSLTMLSDKDILEEHCDVLRKNVKAGLQKKLTIVELQQRAKILHEDITKHRIARELKVLQGKIDQANEKGWRQELTEHLNRRYLLQQDSYLSSVLENIPRVTPEEIEPVSLDGNDNQIVTTIKKNITGVTPEKIDSEPLAENNDGKLSSDNGDFSGEGPPKKGDEKKTYTQQKTKMQRRDTSQKKEFVGWGSKSLIDFLQFIGHDTREKLSPYDVTSMVIKYANENDLIHPIEKRKILCDIQLEALLGGKVVNRDIILSLLKSHFVENEERLQKNELAHDLEDNDTEMFVASKTEKKVEQNKRSSIWYSTAAQSQFAALIPENIKLVYLKRSLVLEMIKKPESFETKIIGSFVRVKLDSRDFELRNSHQLVQITASFSGIQPVSSDNCCCKSSIQVSNIAKNVCLNTLSDDEFSNEECDEFRKKVKDGIFKKLTVVELEQRAKILHEDITNHRIARELELALQNIPKVIPEEVESLDGDDNQMHLCSDEATLQKKIILE, translated from the exons atgaaaagatgtacACAGCAGAAAACAAAGACGCAAAGCAAAGTCATCGGCAGCCTTGAACAAAACAAATTATCCTCAATTTGGTATTCAACTGCACCAAAAAGTCAATTTGCAGCCTTGATTCCTGAAAATATCAAACTCGTTTACCTGAGGCGGAGCTTGGTAATGGAGTTGATCAAGCAGCCTGAGTCAATTAAAACCAAGATTATAGGAAGTTTTGTTCTGGTCAAGTTAGATCCACAGCGTAACTCTCATCAGCTTGTGCAAATTACAG GGACCAAGCTTGGATCAAGTGATACGTGCAACAGCGAGAGTTCAATTCAAGTTTCAAATGTGGCAACAGATGTTAGCTTGACCATGCTTTCAGATAAAGATATTTTAGAG GAACATTGTGATGTGCTCAGAAAAAATGTGAAAGCTGGGCTTCAAAAGAAGCTTACAATT GTGGAGCTTCAACAGAGGGCTAAAATCCTTCACGAGGACATCACAAAGCAC AGGATTGCTCGAGAGCTGAAAGTGTTGCAAGGAAAAATTGATCAAGCAAATGAGAAAGGATGGAGACAAGA ACTTACCGAGCATCTGAATAGAAGATATCTCCTACAGCAAGATTCATACCTGTCATCTGTGCTGGAAAATATTCCTCGAGTGACTCCAGAGGAAATAGAGCCTGTATCTCTTGATGGGAATGACAATCAGATAGTAACCACTATAAAGAAGAATATTACTGGAGTTACTCCTGAGAAAATAGATAGTGAACCTCTGGCTGAAAATAATGATGGGAAGCTTTCTTCAGACAATGGAGATTTCAGTGGTGAAGGACCTCCGAAGAAAGGGGatgaaaagaaaacatatacacaGCAGAAAACAAAGATGCAAAGAAGAGACACTTCACAGAAAAAAGAATTTGTTGGATGGGGATCAAAATCTCTAATTGACTTTCTTCAGTTTATAGGTCACGATACCAGAGAAAAATTATCCCCATATGATGTGACATCGATGGTAATTAAATATGCAAATGAAAATGACCTTATCCATCCtattgaaaagagaaaaatcctTTGTGATATTCAGTTAGAAGCTCTTTTGGGGGGGAAAGTGGTAAACAGAGACATAATACTTAGCCTCCTTAAAAGCCATTTTGTTGAAAATGAGGAGCGATTACAAAAGAATGAGCTTGCTCATGATCTTGAAGACAATGACACAGAAATGTTTGTGGCTTCTAAAACTGAGAAAAAGGTTGAACAAAACAAAAGATCCTCAATTTGGTATTCAACTGCAGCACAAAGTCAATTTGCAGCCTTGATTCCTGAAAATATCAAACTTGTTTACCTGAAGAGGAGTTTGGTTCTGGAGATGATCAAGAAGCCTGAGTCGTTTGAAACCAAGATTATAGGAAGTTTTGTTCGGGTCAAGTTAGATTCACGTGATTTTGAGCTGCGTAACTCTCATCAGCTTGTGCAAATTACAG CAAGTTTTTCAGGGATCCAGCCTGTATCAAGCGATAACTGCTGTTGCAAGAGTTCAATTCAAGTTTCAAATATCGCAAAAAATGTTTGCTTGAACACGCTTTCTGATGATGAATTTTCTAAT GAAGAATGTGATGAGTTCAGAAAGAAAGTCAAAGATGGGATTTTTAAAAAGCTTACAGTT GTGGAGCTTGAACAAAGGGCTAAAATTCTTCATGAGGACATCACGAATCAT AGGATTGCTCGAGAGCTGGAACTTGCGCTGCAGAATATTCCGAAAGTGATTCCAGAGGAAGTAGAATCTCTTGATGGGGATGACAATCAGATGCACCTATGCTCAGATGAGGCAACcctacaaaagaaaataatcttGGAGTGA
- the LOC112942266 gene encoding zinc finger CCCH domain-containing protein 19-like isoform X4 gives MKRCTQQKTKTQSKVIGSLEQNKLSSIWYSTAPKSQFAALIPENIKLVYLRRSLVMELIKQPESIKTKIIGSFVLVKLDPQRNSHQLVQITGTKLGSSDTCNSESSIQVSNVATDVSLTMLSDKDILEEHCDVLRKNVKAGLQKKLTIVELQQRAKILHEDITKHRIARELKVLQGKIDQANEKGWRQELTEHLNRRYLLQQDSYLSSVLENIPRVTPEEIEPVSLDGNDNQIVTTIKKNITGVTPEKIDSEPLAENNDGKLSSDNGDFSGEGPPKKGDEKKTYTQQKTKMQRRDTSQKKEFVGWGSKSLIDFLQFIGHDTREKLSPYDVTSMVIKYANENDLIHPIEKRKILCDIQLEALLGGKVVNRDIILSLLKSHFVENEERLQKNELAHDLEDNDTEMFVASKTEKKVEQNKRSSIWYSTAAQSQFAALIPENIKLVYLKRSLVLEMIKKPESFETKIIGSFVRVKLDSRDFELRNSHQLVQITGIQPVSSDNCCCKSSIQVSNIAKNVCLNTLSDDEFSNEECDEFRKKVKDGIFKKLTVVELEQRAKILHEDITNHRIARELELALQNIPKVIPEEVESLDGDDNQMHLCSDEATLQKKIILE, from the exons atgaaaagatgtacACAGCAGAAAACAAAGACGCAAAGCAAAGTCATCGGCAGCCTTGAACAAAACAAATTATCCTCAATTTGGTATTCAACTGCACCAAAAAGTCAATTTGCAGCCTTGATTCCTGAAAATATCAAACTCGTTTACCTGAGGCGGAGCTTGGTAATGGAGTTGATCAAGCAGCCTGAGTCAATTAAAACCAAGATTATAGGAAGTTTTGTTCTGGTCAAGTTAGATCCACAGCGTAACTCTCATCAGCTTGTGCAAATTACAG GGACCAAGCTTGGATCAAGTGATACGTGCAACAGCGAGAGTTCAATTCAAGTTTCAAATGTGGCAACAGATGTTAGCTTGACCATGCTTTCAGATAAAGATATTTTAGAG GAACATTGTGATGTGCTCAGAAAAAATGTGAAAGCTGGGCTTCAAAAGAAGCTTACAATT GTGGAGCTTCAACAGAGGGCTAAAATCCTTCACGAGGACATCACAAAGCAC AGGATTGCTCGAGAGCTGAAAGTGTTGCAAGGAAAAATTGATCAAGCAAATGAGAAAGGATGGAGACAAGA ACTTACCGAGCATCTGAATAGAAGATATCTCCTACAGCAAGATTCATACCTGTCATCTGTGCTGGAAAATATTCCTCGAGTGACTCCAGAGGAAATAGAGCCTGTATCTCTTGATGGGAATGACAATCAGATAGTAACCACTATAAAGAAGAATATTACTGGAGTTACTCCTGAGAAAATAGATAGTGAACCTCTGGCTGAAAATAATGATGGGAAGCTTTCTTCAGACAATGGAGATTTCAGTGGTGAAGGACCTCCGAAGAAAGGGGatgaaaagaaaacatatacacaGCAGAAAACAAAGATGCAAAGAAGAGACACTTCACAGAAAAAAGAATTTGTTGGATGGGGATCAAAATCTCTAATTGACTTTCTTCAGTTTATAGGTCACGATACCAGAGAAAAATTATCCCCATATGATGTGACATCGATGGTAATTAAATATGCAAATGAAAATGACCTTATCCATCCtattgaaaagagaaaaatcctTTGTGATATTCAGTTAGAAGCTCTTTTGGGGGGGAAAGTGGTAAACAGAGACATAATACTTAGCCTCCTTAAAAGCCATTTTGTTGAAAATGAGGAGCGATTACAAAAGAATGAGCTTGCTCATGATCTTGAAGACAATGACACAGAAATGTTTGTGGCTTCTAAAACTGAGAAAAAGGTTGAACAAAACAAAAGATCCTCAATTTGGTATTCAACTGCAGCACAAAGTCAATTTGCAGCCTTGATTCCTGAAAATATCAAACTTGTTTACCTGAAGAGGAGTTTGGTTCTGGAGATGATCAAGAAGCCTGAGTCGTTTGAAACCAAGATTATAGGAAGTTTTGTTCGGGTCAAGTTAGATTCACGTGATTTTGAGCTGCGTAACTCTCATCAGCTTGTGCAAATTACAG GGATCCAGCCTGTATCAAGCGATAACTGCTGTTGCAAGAGTTCAATTCAAGTTTCAAATATCGCAAAAAATGTTTGCTTGAACACGCTTTCTGATGATGAATTTTCTAAT GAAGAATGTGATGAGTTCAGAAAGAAAGTCAAAGATGGGATTTTTAAAAAGCTTACAGTT GTGGAGCTTGAACAAAGGGCTAAAATTCTTCATGAGGACATCACGAATCAT AGGATTGCTCGAGAGCTGGAACTTGCGCTGCAGAATATTCCGAAAGTGATTCCAGAGGAAGTAGAATCTCTTGATGGGGATGACAATCAGATGCACCTATGCTCAGATGAGGCAACcctacaaaagaaaataatcttGGAGTGA
- the LOC112942266 gene encoding uncharacterized protein At5g08430-like isoform X5 yields the protein MRKDGDKNILFSFFFWVTKFIVFDRTPNQSQGWKISTGLVVSFCVWSPALLSMITNFILTSMFLLYHLILHFLIMSVCTVISMFFILVHSAKKGKYFLNHLVFTLTEHLNRRYLLQQDSYLSSVLENIPRVTPEEIEPVSLDGNDNQIVTTIKKNITGVTPEKIDSEPLAENNDGKLSSDNGDFSGEGPPKKGDEKKTYTQQKTKMQRRDTSQKKEFVGWGSKSLIDFLQFIGHDTREKLSPYDVTSMVIKYANENDLIHPIEKRKILCDIQLEALLGGKVVNRDIILSLLKSHFVENEERLQKNELAHDLEDNDTEMFVASKTEKKVEQNKRSSIWYSTAAQSQFAALIPENIKLVYLKRSLVLEMIKKPESFETKIIGSFVRVKLDSRDFELRNSHQLVQITASFSGIQPVSSDNCCCKSSIQVSNIAKNVCLNTLSDDEFSNEECDEFRKKVKDGIFKKLTVVELEQRAKILHEDITNHRIARELELALQNIPKVIPEEVESLDGDDNQMHLCSDEATLQKKIILE from the exons ATGAGAAAGGATGGAGACAAGAATAtccttttttccttctttttttgggTGACCAAATTTATCGTATTTGACAGAACGCCAAACCAGTCCCAAGGATGGAAAATTAGCACAGGTTTGGTAGTAAGCTTCTGTGTATGGTCACCAGCATTACTTTCTATGATCACCAATTTCATCCTAACCTCTATGTTCCTCCTTTATCATCTCATCCTTCATTTCCTAATTATGTCTGTGTGTACTGTTATCTCGATGTTCTTCATCCTGGTCCATTCTGCAAAGAAAGGAAAGTATTTCCTTAATCACTTGGTTTTTACACTTACCGAGCATCTGAATAGAAGATATCTCCTACAGCAAGATTCATACCTGTCATCTGTGCTGGAAAATATTCCTCGAGTGACTCCAGAGGAAATAGAGCCTGTATCTCTTGATGGGAATGACAATCAGATAGTAACCACTATAAAGAAGAATATTACTGGAGTTACTCCTGAGAAAATAGATAGTGAACCTCTGGCTGAAAATAATGATGGGAAGCTTTCTTCAGACAATGGAGATTTCAGTGGTGAAGGACCTCCGAAGAAAGGGGatgaaaagaaaacatatacacaGCAGAAAACAAAGATGCAAAGAAGAGACACTTCACAGAAAAAAGAATTTGTTGGATGGGGATCAAAATCTCTAATTGACTTTCTTCAGTTTATAGGTCACGATACCAGAGAAAAATTATCCCCATATGATGTGACATCGATGGTAATTAAATATGCAAATGAAAATGACCTTATCCATCCtattgaaaagagaaaaatcctTTGTGATATTCAGTTAGAAGCTCTTTTGGGGGGGAAAGTGGTAAACAGAGACATAATACTTAGCCTCCTTAAAAGCCATTTTGTTGAAAATGAGGAGCGATTACAAAAGAATGAGCTTGCTCATGATCTTGAAGACAATGACACAGAAATGTTTGTGGCTTCTAAAACTGAGAAAAAGGTTGAACAAAACAAAAGATCCTCAATTTGGTATTCAACTGCAGCACAAAGTCAATTTGCAGCCTTGATTCCTGAAAATATCAAACTTGTTTACCTGAAGAGGAGTTTGGTTCTGGAGATGATCAAGAAGCCTGAGTCGTTTGAAACCAAGATTATAGGAAGTTTTGTTCGGGTCAAGTTAGATTCACGTGATTTTGAGCTGCGTAACTCTCATCAGCTTGTGCAAATTACAG CAAGTTTTTCAGGGATCCAGCCTGTATCAAGCGATAACTGCTGTTGCAAGAGTTCAATTCAAGTTTCAAATATCGCAAAAAATGTTTGCTTGAACACGCTTTCTGATGATGAATTTTCTAAT GAAGAATGTGATGAGTTCAGAAAGAAAGTCAAAGATGGGATTTTTAAAAAGCTTACAGTT GTGGAGCTTGAACAAAGGGCTAAAATTCTTCATGAGGACATCACGAATCAT AGGATTGCTCGAGAGCTGGAACTTGCGCTGCAGAATATTCCGAAAGTGATTCCAGAGGAAGTAGAATCTCTTGATGGGGATGACAATCAGATGCACCTATGCTCAGATGAGGCAACcctacaaaagaaaataatcttGGAGTGA
- the LOC112942266 gene encoding uncharacterized protein At5g08430-like isoform X6, translating into MRKDGDKNILFSFFFWVTKFIVFDRTPNQSQGWKISTGLVVSFCVWSPALLSMITNFILTSMFLLYHLILHFLIMSVCTVISMFFILVHSAKKGKYFLNHLVFTLTEHLNRRYLLQQDSYLSSVLENIPRVTPEEIEPVSLDGNDNQIVTTIKKNITGVTPEKIDSEPLAENNDGKLSSDNGDFSGEGPPKKGDEKKTYTQQKTKMQRRDTSQKKEFVGWGSKSLIDFLQFIGHDTREKLSPYDVTSMVIKYANENDLIHPIEKRKILCDIQLEALLGGKVVNRDIILSLLKSHFVENEERLQKNELAHDLEDNDTEMFVASKTEKKVEQNKRSSIWYSTAAQSQFAALIPENIKLVYLKRSLVLEMIKKPESFETKIIGSFVRVKLDSRDFELRNSHQLVQITGIQPVSSDNCCCKSSIQVSNIAKNVCLNTLSDDEFSNEECDEFRKKVKDGIFKKLTVVELEQRAKILHEDITNHRIARELELALQNIPKVIPEEVESLDGDDNQMHLCSDEATLQKKIILE; encoded by the exons ATGAGAAAGGATGGAGACAAGAATAtccttttttccttctttttttgggTGACCAAATTTATCGTATTTGACAGAACGCCAAACCAGTCCCAAGGATGGAAAATTAGCACAGGTTTGGTAGTAAGCTTCTGTGTATGGTCACCAGCATTACTTTCTATGATCACCAATTTCATCCTAACCTCTATGTTCCTCCTTTATCATCTCATCCTTCATTTCCTAATTATGTCTGTGTGTACTGTTATCTCGATGTTCTTCATCCTGGTCCATTCTGCAAAGAAAGGAAAGTATTTCCTTAATCACTTGGTTTTTACACTTACCGAGCATCTGAATAGAAGATATCTCCTACAGCAAGATTCATACCTGTCATCTGTGCTGGAAAATATTCCTCGAGTGACTCCAGAGGAAATAGAGCCTGTATCTCTTGATGGGAATGACAATCAGATAGTAACCACTATAAAGAAGAATATTACTGGAGTTACTCCTGAGAAAATAGATAGTGAACCTCTGGCTGAAAATAATGATGGGAAGCTTTCTTCAGACAATGGAGATTTCAGTGGTGAAGGACCTCCGAAGAAAGGGGatgaaaagaaaacatatacacaGCAGAAAACAAAGATGCAAAGAAGAGACACTTCACAGAAAAAAGAATTTGTTGGATGGGGATCAAAATCTCTAATTGACTTTCTTCAGTTTATAGGTCACGATACCAGAGAAAAATTATCCCCATATGATGTGACATCGATGGTAATTAAATATGCAAATGAAAATGACCTTATCCATCCtattgaaaagagaaaaatcctTTGTGATATTCAGTTAGAAGCTCTTTTGGGGGGGAAAGTGGTAAACAGAGACATAATACTTAGCCTCCTTAAAAGCCATTTTGTTGAAAATGAGGAGCGATTACAAAAGAATGAGCTTGCTCATGATCTTGAAGACAATGACACAGAAATGTTTGTGGCTTCTAAAACTGAGAAAAAGGTTGAACAAAACAAAAGATCCTCAATTTGGTATTCAACTGCAGCACAAAGTCAATTTGCAGCCTTGATTCCTGAAAATATCAAACTTGTTTACCTGAAGAGGAGTTTGGTTCTGGAGATGATCAAGAAGCCTGAGTCGTTTGAAACCAAGATTATAGGAAGTTTTGTTCGGGTCAAGTTAGATTCACGTGATTTTGAGCTGCGTAACTCTCATCAGCTTGTGCAAATTACAG GGATCCAGCCTGTATCAAGCGATAACTGCTGTTGCAAGAGTTCAATTCAAGTTTCAAATATCGCAAAAAATGTTTGCTTGAACACGCTTTCTGATGATGAATTTTCTAAT GAAGAATGTGATGAGTTCAGAAAGAAAGTCAAAGATGGGATTTTTAAAAAGCTTACAGTT GTGGAGCTTGAACAAAGGGCTAAAATTCTTCATGAGGACATCACGAATCAT AGGATTGCTCGAGAGCTGGAACTTGCGCTGCAGAATATTCCGAAAGTGATTCCAGAGGAAGTAGAATCTCTTGATGGGGATGACAATCAGATGCACCTATGCTCAGATGAGGCAACcctacaaaagaaaataatcttGGAGTGA